In Humulus lupulus chromosome 6, drHumLupu1.1, whole genome shotgun sequence, a single genomic region encodes these proteins:
- the LOC133784562 gene encoding uncharacterized protein LOC133784562 has protein sequence MGRVLFLHIYDVVQRHDNYFVQRRDGLSKLGLSGLQKVTAVFRMLAYGVPADATDEYIKIGESTTLESLKRFCRAVVEVFGARYLRSPNADDVARLLNIGESRGFPGMLGSLDCMHWKWKNCPTAWGGQYAGRSGSPTIILEAVADYDLWI, from the coding sequence ATGGGTCGTGTTTTATTCCTTCATATTTATGATGTTGTACAAAGGCATGACAATTACTTCGTCCAACGAAGAGATGGACTCAGTAAGCTTGGGTTATCGGGTCTACAAAAAGTAACAGCCGTATTTCGAATGTTGGCATATGGTGTACCGGCAGATGCTACCGACGAGTACATCAAAATAGGAGAATCTACTACTTTGGAAAGTTTGAAACGATTTTGTCGTGCTGTTGTCGAGGTCTTTGGAGCCCGTTATCTCCGATCACCTAACGCTGATGATGTTGCAAGGCTACTAAACATTGGTGAAAGTCGAGGTTTTCCAGGAATGTTGGGTAGTTTAGATTGTATGCATTGGAAATGGAAAAATTGTCCTACGGCTTGGGGAGGACAATACGCTGGTCGTAGTGGATCTCCGACTATTATTCTTGAAGCTGTCGCTGACTATGATCTTTGGATATGA
- the LOC133784563 gene encoding uncharacterized protein LOC133784563 — MAPKNQISTTSSSSSSSTQLHSSTKSIFKDNNGRSSTSFKKSFSSDEFVDKRTGRLGFKDETTYCRTDKYDNKNEGYAHEYETKVRLKHVAYPKPCSPNHQIKYDDDADDDGCYDDGDDDDDDGGDDDDDGCDGGDDDDHDDDGCDDGCDDEDDGCDDGCDDEDDCYDDGCDDGDCDDYDDDDDYY, encoded by the coding sequence ATGGCTCCTAAAAACCAAATCTCAACCActagctcttcttcttcttcttcgaccCAACTCCACTCTTCAACCAAGTCCATTTTCAAAGACAACAATGGCAGATCTTCAACCAGTTTCAAGAAGAGTTTCAGTTCTGATGAGTTCGTTGACAAGAGAACCGGTCGTTTAGGGTTCAAGGATGAGACCACTTATTGTCGTACGGACAAATACGACAACAAGAATGAAGGGTATGCTCATGAGTACGAGACCAAAGTCAGGCTTAAGCATGTTGCTTACCCTAAACCGTGCAGCCCCAACCACCAGATCaaatatgatgatgatgctgatGACGATGGATGCTATGATGACGGCGACGACGACGATGATGATGGTGGTGACGACGACGATGATGGTTGTGATGGTGGTGACGACGACGATCATGATGATGATGGTTGCGATGATGGAtgtgatgatgaagatgatggttGCGATGATGGATgcgatgatgaagatgattgttaCGATGATGGATGCGATGATGGTGATTGTGATGactatgatgatgatgatgactaCTACTAG